One window of the Asticcacaulis sp. SL142 genome contains the following:
- a CDS encoding DUF2948 family protein, translating into MFGLFKKRSQPKPLRLMAQSAEDVMPIAALIQDAALRGVGLNYDPKARHFMLRMNRFCHEQVTSVPLRAPCVLQIHSVLKVRSRGIDLKRRVQALSVLTMEAKPLADGAYELLLTFAGPQGNQLCLEVECLDILLMDLAAPHRAQSVPNHNIED; encoded by the coding sequence ATGTTCGGGCTTTTTAAAAAACGATCACAGCCCAAACCGTTGCGCCTGATGGCGCAGTCGGCCGAAGATGTCATGCCGATCGCTGCCCTTATTCAGGATGCCGCCCTGCGTGGGGTCGGCCTGAACTATGACCCGAAGGCGCGTCATTTCATGCTGCGCATGAACCGCTTTTGCCATGAACAGGTGACGTCTGTGCCGCTACGCGCGCCGTGCGTGCTGCAAATCCATAGTGTGCTTAAGGTCAGGTCGCGTGGGATTGATCTTAAACGCCGAGTGCAGGCGTTGAGCGTGCTGACTATGGAGGCTAAGCCGCTTGCGGACGGGGCATACGAGTTGCTGCTGACCTTTGCGGGGCCGCAAGGCAATCAGCTCTGCCTTGAAGTTGAATGTCTTGATATACTGCTGATGGATCTGGCCGCCCCCCACCGCGCTCAGTCCGTGCCTAACCATAATATAGAGGACTAA
- a CDS encoding UPF0262 family protein, with product MRLARIEIDDNSLSAATPEVEHERKVAIFDLIEKNSFTPDGGGEGPYDLRLAYEDSRLVFDVTGPDYARKFMLSLAPFKQISRDYAMICESYHDALKNATPTQIESIDMGRRGVHNEGAELLTERLAGKIAIDHETARRLFTLVHALHLRS from the coding sequence ATGCGTTTGGCCCGTATCGAGATTGATGACAATAGCCTATCCGCGGCCACTCCCGAAGTGGAGCATGAACGCAAGGTCGCCATTTTCGATCTGATCGAAAAGAACAGCTTCACGCCCGATGGTGGCGGCGAGGGGCCCTATGATCTGCGGCTGGCCTATGAAGACAGTCGGTTAGTGTTCGATGTGACGGGGCCGGACTATGCGCGCAAGTTCATGCTGTCGCTGGCGCCGTTCAAGCAAATCTCGCGCGACTATGCCATGATCTGCGAAAGCTATCATGATGCCTTGAAGAACGCGACGCCGACCCAGATCGAGTCGATCGACATGGGCCGCCGCGGGGTTCACAACGAAGGGGCCGAACTGCTGACCGAGCGGCTGGCGGGTAAGATCGCCATTGACCATGAAACGGCGCGCCGCCTGTTTACGCTGGTTCATGCCCTGCATTTGCGGAGCTAG
- a CDS encoding porin family protein, with amino-acid sequence MNKIIASAAALALVATAGIASAETYGSIGVQNSKTSKSDSSLNSINARVGKKITPHFGVEGEAAVGTNSDTNATGTYKQTHRLGAYAVGYLPVTENIELIGRAGVSNTRLKRPEGVNMVENGNAFDYGVGAQYKVNDTYAVRGDYTRSEYREKHGDSDTVSLNLVRKF; translated from the coding sequence ATGAACAAGATCATCGCCTCTGCCGCTGCCCTGGCTCTGGTGGCCACCGCCGGTATCGCCAGCGCTGAAACCTATGGGTCGATCGGCGTCCAGAACTCAAAGACCTCCAAATCCGATTCCAGCCTGAATTCAATCAATGCCCGTGTGGGTAAAAAGATTACCCCGCACTTTGGCGTCGAAGGTGAGGCGGCCGTCGGCACCAATTCCGATACCAACGCCACCGGCACCTATAAGCAGACCCACCGTCTGGGGGCCTATGCCGTAGGTTATCTGCCGGTGACCGAAAACATTGAACTGATCGGTCGCGCCGGTGTGTCCAACACCCGCCTTAAGCGCCCGGAAGGCGTCAACATGGTCGAAAACGGCAATGCCTTCGATTACGGCGTCGGTGCCCAGTATAAGGTCAATGACACCTATGCTGTCCGCGGCGACTACACGCGCTCGGAGTACCGTGAAAAGCACGGCGATTCCGACACGGTGTCTTTGAACCTTGTCCGTAAGTTCTAA
- the murA gene encoding UDP-N-acetylglucosamine 1-carboxyvinyltransferase — MDRIAIEGGTPLFGDIPISGAKNSAIKLMAASLLTSEPLRLTNMPRLADTRLLGRLLTRLGTQITETVGVDGQETILHTPEITSAFAPYDLVRQMRASFNVLGPLLARTGHAKVSLPGGCTIGARPVDLHLKALEALGAHIDMHEGYVFAQAPRGLKGAEIEFPFVSVGATEHALMAATLAQGTTVFKNAACEPEIEDLALCLNAMGAKVSGAGTPTIVVEGVTSLHGADWSVICDRIEAGTYAVAGAMAGGEVRLTNVRPELIQILLDKMVEAGCEISTTADTVTIKRGAGRLKPVDVTTGVYPGFATDLQAQFMALMTMADGESVIRETIFENRFMHVPELGRLGTDITVHGPEARVHGVEELRGAQVMATDLRASACLVIAGLAARGETIVNRVYHLDRGFENLEGKLSACGAKIKRLKGDEPLPEELE; from the coding sequence ATGGATCGTATAGCCATCGAAGGCGGCACACCCCTGTTCGGCGATATCCCCATCAGCGGGGCTAAAAACTCGGCCATCAAGCTGATGGCGGCGTCATTGCTGACCTCCGAGCCGCTGCGCCTGACCAATATGCCGCGTCTGGCTGATACCCGCCTTCTGGGGCGATTGCTGACCCGTTTGGGGACGCAGATCACCGAAACCGTTGGGGTTGACGGTCAAGAAACGATCCTGCACACGCCGGAAATCACCTCGGCCTTTGCGCCCTATGATCTGGTACGTCAGATGCGGGCGTCGTTCAATGTGCTGGGTCCGCTGCTGGCGCGTACCGGCCACGCCAAGGTATCTCTGCCCGGTGGCTGCACCATCGGCGCGCGGCCGGTTGATCTGCATCTCAAAGCCCTTGAGGCTTTGGGTGCCCATATCGACATGCACGAAGGCTATGTGTTCGCCCAGGCCCCGCGTGGGCTCAAAGGGGCCGAGATTGAGTTTCCGTTCGTCAGCGTCGGCGCCACCGAACACGCTCTGATGGCCGCGACTCTAGCGCAGGGCACGACCGTGTTTAAAAACGCCGCCTGTGAGCCGGAAATCGAAGACCTCGCCCTATGCCTGAATGCGATGGGGGCCAAGGTCTCTGGTGCCGGTACGCCGACGATCGTGGTCGAAGGCGTCACGTCGCTCCATGGGGCTGACTGGAGCGTCATCTGCGACCGGATCGAAGCCGGCACATACGCCGTGGCCGGGGCTATGGCGGGCGGCGAAGTGCGCCTGACCAATGTGCGGCCGGAGCTTATCCAGATATTGCTCGATAAGATGGTCGAGGCTGGGTGTGAGATTTCGACGACCGCCGACACAGTCACCATCAAACGCGGCGCGGGCCGCCTGAAGCCGGTTGATGTGACGACCGGCGTCTATCCGGGCTTTGCCACCGACCTTCAGGCTCAGTTCATGGCCCTGATGACCATGGCCGACGGCGAAAGCGTTATCCGTGAGACGATCTTTGAGAACCGCTTCATGCACGTACCTGAACTGGGCCGTCTGGGAACCGACATCACGGTTCACGGCCCGGAAGCGCGGGTGCATGGGGTTGAGGAACTTCGCGGGGCGCAGGTGATGGCGACTGATCTGCGGGCTTCGGCCTGTCTGGTCATTGCGGGCTTAGCGGCGCGAGGGGAAACCATTGTCAATCGCGTCTACCATCTGGATCGTGGTTTTGAAAATCTTGAAGGCAAGCTGTCGGCCTGCGGGGCGAAGATCAAGCGCCTAAAAGGTGATGAACCCTTGCCTGAAGAACTGGAATAG